One stretch of Halobacillus litoralis DNA includes these proteins:
- a CDS encoding acyltransferase: MRKTERYPVKGANSLWHIYKTVPFFKVVKNFIVIQMARYTPFLSMKNWLYRTFLHMKVGDQTAFALMVMVDIMFPEKIKVGRNSVIGYNTTILAHEYLIEEYRLGNVMIGNEVLIGANTTILHGVTIGDHAVVSAGTLVHKDVPAGAFVGGNPMQLIYTKEQMEERRKNGGEE; this comes from the coding sequence ATGAGGAAAACGGAACGCTATCCGGTCAAAGGAGCCAATTCGCTTTGGCACATTTATAAGACGGTCCCGTTTTTCAAAGTGGTCAAAAACTTCATTGTGATTCAAATGGCCCGGTACACTCCGTTTCTTTCGATGAAGAATTGGTTGTACCGGACTTTTCTCCATATGAAGGTGGGGGATCAAACGGCCTTTGCCTTGATGGTCATGGTCGATATTATGTTTCCCGAAAAAATCAAAGTCGGGCGGAATTCGGTTATTGGTTATAATACAACGATTCTCGCTCATGAATATTTGATCGAAGAGTACCGACTAGGGAATGTTATGATCGGGAATGAAGTTTTGATTGGTGCGAATACGACGATACTTCATGGTGTTACGATCGGTGACCATGCGGTTGTATCTGCTGGTACGCTTGTGCATAAAGATGTGCCCGCAGGAGCGTTCGTCGGAGGAAACCCGATGCAGCTCATTTATACGAAAGAGCAGATGGAAGAACGGAGAAAGAACGGGGGAGAAGAATGA
- the hprK gene encoding HPr(Ser) kinase/phosphatase, which produces MSKVRTQDLLEQFALELVAGADGVHREIHMSDISRPGVEMTGYFKFYPKDRLQLLGKTELSYFNELTKDQRRERAEKLCTDVTPGIVITRGMDIPDELSEAANEAGVPLMLSPYKTTRVISRLTNYLESKFAPFTAIHGVLVDIYGIGVLITGQSGVGKSETALELVKRGHRLVADDSVEIRQEDYDTLIGNSPPLIEHLLEIRGLGIINVMTLFGAGAVRSYKRITLVINLELWDKNKAYDRLGLEEETMKIMDVQVPKATIPVRPGRNLAVIIEVAAMNFRLKRMGVNAAEEFSERLTKVIDQDQTQE; this is translated from the coding sequence ATGAGCAAGGTCCGTACACAAGATTTGTTAGAACAATTTGCGCTTGAACTCGTTGCCGGTGCTGACGGCGTCCACCGTGAAATACATATGAGTGATATTTCTCGTCCTGGAGTAGAAATGACTGGGTATTTCAAATTTTATCCGAAAGATCGTCTACAGCTGCTCGGCAAGACAGAGCTTTCTTACTTTAATGAACTGACGAAAGATCAGAGGAGAGAGCGGGCAGAAAAGCTTTGTACAGATGTGACACCTGGAATCGTTATTACCCGGGGAATGGATATTCCTGATGAACTTAGTGAAGCCGCGAATGAGGCGGGCGTTCCACTGATGTTGTCGCCATATAAGACGACAAGAGTGATTAGTCGCCTGACGAATTATCTGGAATCCAAGTTTGCTCCGTTTACGGCTATCCATGGTGTACTAGTCGACATTTACGGTATCGGTGTGTTGATCACTGGTCAAAGCGGTGTTGGTAAAAGTGAAACCGCTTTGGAACTAGTCAAGCGCGGTCACCGTCTTGTGGCTGATGATAGTGTTGAAATTCGACAGGAGGATTATGACACGTTAATCGGAAACAGCCCGCCACTGATTGAGCACCTTCTGGAAATTCGTGGACTAGGCATTATCAATGTGATGACATTGTTCGGTGCGGGAGCTGTTCGAAGCTATAAACGGATCACGCTCGTCATCAACCTTGAATTGTGGGATAAGAACAAAGCATACGACCGTCTTGGTTTAGAAGAAGAAACGATGAAGATCATGGATGTTCAAGTTCCGAAAGCAACGATTCCTGTTCGTCCTGGTCGTAACCTTGCTGTCATTATAGAAGTTGCAGCTATGAACTTCCGTTTGAAGCGTATGGGCGTCAATGCTGCTGAAGAGTTTTCAGAGCGTTTGACGAAAGTCATCGACCAAGATCAAACGCAGGAATAA
- a CDS encoding nucleoside recognition domain-containing protein, with product MKGILKRGSKKGLELTWTLGKVIFPVTLIVTILQYTPVLPWVMEKLEPLMEWIGLSGEAAVPLVVGNFLNLYAGIAAIISFDFTVKEVFILAVMLSFSHNLLIESTVAKRVGVSWWFVAGVRLSLALVSAALINVFWKGGGETAKYGFAPEKTADPNGWADIIFRGVQTAFMGIVQLALIVIPLMIFMQYLREKGWLDRFSGWVAPATRLLGMERNTSMTLAAGLTIGLAYGAGLMIQAVEEDGVSRKDMYLAILFLVSCHAVVEDTLIFIPLGIPVWPLLLIRLLTAIVLTAAVGFVWNRLQQKRKDPSNEHTYHSL from the coding sequence ATGAAGGGGATTCTAAAACGCGGGAGTAAAAAGGGATTAGAGTTGACGTGGACGCTCGGGAAAGTCATTTTTCCTGTAACGTTAATTGTTACGATCCTTCAATACACGCCGGTCCTTCCTTGGGTCATGGAGAAGCTGGAACCTTTGATGGAATGGATTGGACTATCCGGTGAAGCGGCTGTTCCTCTTGTTGTTGGTAACTTTTTGAACCTTTATGCAGGGATTGCGGCCATCATATCATTCGACTTCACGGTGAAAGAAGTGTTCATTCTTGCCGTGATGCTCTCCTTTTCCCATAACTTACTGATTGAATCGACCGTGGCTAAAAGGGTAGGCGTGAGCTGGTGGTTTGTAGCCGGGGTCCGGTTGAGTCTCGCATTGGTTTCAGCTGCCCTTATCAATGTTTTTTGGAAAGGCGGAGGCGAAACAGCGAAATATGGCTTTGCACCTGAGAAGACAGCTGATCCAAATGGGTGGGCAGATATTATTTTCCGGGGCGTGCAAACCGCATTTATGGGGATCGTGCAGCTAGCATTGATTGTCATTCCTTTAATGATTTTCATGCAGTATCTACGTGAAAAAGGTTGGCTTGATCGTTTTTCAGGCTGGGTCGCTCCTGCAACAAGGTTACTTGGGATGGAACGTAACACATCCATGACCCTTGCCGCCGGGCTGACGATCGGGCTCGCTTACGGTGCAGGCTTGATGATTCAGGCTGTGGAAGAGGATGGCGTTTCCAGAAAAGATATGTATTTAGCCATTCTTTTTCTCGTTTCCTGTCACGCGGTCGTTGAGGATACACTGATCTTCATCCCGCTCGGTATTCCCGTTTGGCCCCTGCTCTTGATCCGTCTATTAACGGCAATTGTATTAACGGCAGCCGTCGGCTTCGTTTGGAACAGACTACAACAGAAAAGAAAGGATCCTTCCAATGAGCATACGTACCATTCTCTTTGA
- a CDS encoding glycerol-3-phosphate responsive antiterminator codes for MTLTQSVLPAVKKIKEFEALLESETDYIILLESRLGLLRKLVKIGQKAGKKVFVHVDLIQGLKADDYGMEYIGQEVKPDGVISTRAHVIQQAKKYHLVSVQRLFLIDSQAIEHNVKIIRKTEPDFVEVLPGVLPGMIKEIKEHIGIPVIAGGLIRSKEEVDQALASGASAVSTSRSELWRFNSENT; via the coding sequence ATGACTTTGACACAGTCGGTTCTGCCTGCAGTAAAAAAAATCAAAGAATTTGAAGCCTTGTTAGAGAGTGAAACGGATTATATTATCCTCTTGGAGAGCCGGTTAGGTTTATTAAGGAAACTTGTCAAAATTGGACAAAAAGCTGGCAAAAAAGTTTTTGTCCATGTAGACTTGATTCAAGGTTTGAAAGCGGATGATTATGGTATGGAATACATAGGGCAGGAAGTGAAGCCGGATGGTGTCATTTCCACGAGAGCTCATGTTATTCAACAAGCAAAAAAGTATCACCTTGTTTCTGTGCAGCGGTTGTTTTTAATCGACAGCCAGGCGATTGAACATAATGTGAAGATCATTCGTAAAACGGAGCCGGACTTTGTTGAAGTTTTACCAGGGGTTTTACCGGGAATGATAAAAGAGATCAAGGAGCATATCGGCATTCCTGTCATTGCGGGAGGCTTGATTCGTTCTAAGGAAGAAGTGGATCAAGCGCTTGCCTCAGGTGCTTCTGCAGTCTCTACTTCACGTTCTGAATTATGGCGTTTTAACAGCGAGAATACATAA
- a CDS encoding phage holin family protein translates to MKNWLIHIVVNAIAIIAVGALFDSVIIDGVGGALLAGLILSILNAIVRPVLVILTLPITILSLGLFLFIINAITLWLTDAFLGSTFEIDGFGMTIIAAIIISLINLVLNSLIKDMKK, encoded by the coding sequence ATGAAGAATTGGTTGATCCATATTGTCGTCAATGCCATCGCCATTATTGCGGTCGGAGCACTCTTTGATTCCGTAATTATTGATGGCGTTGGGGGCGCATTGCTCGCGGGACTCATTTTATCGATCCTCAATGCAATCGTAAGGCCGGTCTTAGTGATTCTTACTTTACCAATTACGATTTTATCGCTCGGTTTATTCCTATTCATCATCAACGCCATTACCTTGTGGCTGACGGATGCTTTCCTAGGAAGTACTTTTGAGATTGATGGCTTCGGAATGACGATCATCGCCGCCATTATCATATCTCTGATCAACCTTGTGTTGAACAGCTTAATCAAGGATATGAAAAAATAA
- the lgt gene encoding prolipoprotein diacylglyceryl transferase, whose translation MMCTPEPLNPVFLQLGPLSIYWYGLIIATGAFLGLWIATRETERLGLKKDYMVDIVVFAIPAAIVCARIYYVIFEWDRYAGGPWWKVFAVWEGGIAIHGALIGSVLTAYIYTKIKGLSFWMMADIAAPSIILGQAIGRWGNFMNQEAHGGPVSESFYNNFMQYLPGFINQQMCIDGTVYHPTFLYESVWNIVGFVLLLVLRHKFNPRRGEVFLSYVIWYSVGRFFVEGMRTDSLYLFGEIRTAQFISIVLVIGAVIAIIYRRKNGMANKYYNGKKVK comes from the coding sequence ATGATGTGTACACCTGAACCGTTGAACCCGGTCTTCCTCCAATTAGGTCCGCTGTCGATATACTGGTATGGCTTGATCATTGCCACAGGCGCATTTTTAGGACTATGGATTGCAACGCGAGAGACCGAACGTCTTGGTTTGAAAAAAGATTACATGGTCGATATCGTCGTATTTGCTATTCCGGCAGCCATCGTGTGTGCCAGGATTTATTATGTCATTTTTGAGTGGGATCGTTACGCTGGTGGACCATGGTGGAAGGTTTTTGCCGTGTGGGAAGGCGGAATCGCTATTCACGGAGCACTGATTGGATCAGTGCTCACCGCCTATATTTATACGAAAATTAAAGGATTGTCATTTTGGATGATGGCAGATATCGCTGCGCCAAGTATTATTCTTGGGCAGGCGATTGGACGCTGGGGAAACTTTATGAACCAGGAAGCCCACGGCGGCCCGGTATCCGAATCTTTTTATAATAACTTTATGCAGTATTTGCCTGGGTTCATCAATCAGCAAATGTGCATTGATGGTACGGTTTATCATCCGACCTTCTTATATGAATCGGTGTGGAACATCGTCGGATTTGTTTTACTGTTAGTATTGCGTCATAAGTTTAACCCTCGCCGGGGAGAAGTGTTCTTAAGCTATGTCATATGGTATTCTGTGGGCCGTTTCTTTGTAGAAGGCATGAGGACAGACAGCCTTTATCTATTCGGTGAGATCCGTACAGCGCAATTTATCTCAATCGTGCTTGTCATTGGAGCGGTTATTGCGATCATTTACCGCAGAAAGAATGGCATGGCGAATAAATATTATAACGGAAAGAAAGTAAAATAA
- the ppaX gene encoding pyrophosphatase PpaX: MSIRTILFDLDGTLIDTNELIIASFTHTIEQYSDRTYEREEILDFIGPPLKESLHKVNPDKVEEMVETYRKHNIENHNRYVKAYEGVVETIETLKGQGYKLGIVTTKMRNTVHMGLELTNLDGLFETVVTLDDVTNAKPHPEPIVKALNQLDSQASEAMMVGDNTHDIEAGQNAGTKTAGVAWTVKGRKVLDDLNPDYMLDNMRDLLKITGG; the protein is encoded by the coding sequence ATGAGCATACGTACCATTCTCTTTGATTTAGATGGAACGTTGATTGATACAAACGAATTGATCATCGCTTCCTTTACCCATACGATTGAACAATATTCTGATCGCACATATGAGCGTGAAGAAATTCTCGACTTTATCGGGCCCCCTTTAAAGGAAAGCCTGCACAAGGTGAACCCTGATAAAGTAGAAGAAATGGTCGAGACTTACCGTAAACATAACATTGAAAATCATAACCGATACGTAAAAGCCTATGAAGGCGTGGTAGAAACGATTGAAACGCTGAAGGGCCAAGGATATAAATTGGGCATTGTAACGACGAAGATGCGGAACACCGTTCACATGGGGCTTGAATTGACGAATTTGGATGGACTATTTGAAACAGTCGTCACTCTGGATGATGTCACAAATGCGAAGCCGCACCCGGAGCCGATTGTGAAGGCTTTGAACCAATTGGACTCGCAAGCTTCGGAAGCAATGATGGTCGGAGACAACACCCATGATATCGAAGCGGGGCAGAATGCTGGAACGAAAACGGCCGGGGTCGCTTGGACGGTTAAAGGAAGAAAAGTACTCGACGACTTGAACCCTGACTATATGCTTGATAATATGCGTGACCTATTAAAAATTACAGGAGGATGA